In Edaphobacter paludis, a single window of DNA contains:
- the tuf gene encoding elongation factor Tu, which translates to MGKEKFDRSKPHVNIGTIGHIDHGKTTLTAAITKVLAKHNPNNKFRSFDTIDNAPEERERGITIATSHVEYETPNRHYAHVDCPGHADYIKNMITGAAQMDGAILVVAATDGPMPQTKEHVLLARQVGVPYIVVFLNKCDAVEDEELIELVEMEVRELLSKYDYPGDDTPIIRGSALGALNGEAKWEEKIDELMAAVDKYVPQPERAVDLPFLMPIEDIFSISGRGTVVTGRIERGKIKVGEACSIVGFRDTQQTVCTGVEMFKKQLDEGLAGDNAGLLLRGIAKEDVERGMVLAKPGSITPHTQFKGEIYVLSKEEGGRHTPFFNGYRPQFYFRTTDVTGSAKLPEGTEMVMPGDNIQLEITLHTPVAMEKGLRFAIREGGRTVGAGTISEIIK; encoded by the coding sequence ATGGGCAAGGAAAAGTTTGACCGGTCAAAGCCGCACGTAAACATTGGGACGATCGGACACATCGATCATGGCAAGACGACGCTGACGGCGGCGATTACGAAGGTTCTGGCGAAGCATAACCCGAACAACAAGTTTCGTTCGTTTGATACGATCGACAACGCTCCGGAAGAGCGTGAGCGCGGTATCACGATCGCGACCTCGCACGTGGAGTACGAGACTCCGAACCGGCACTATGCGCACGTTGACTGCCCGGGCCACGCCGACTACATCAAGAACATGATCACGGGCGCAGCGCAGATGGACGGCGCGATCCTGGTGGTGGCAGCGACCGACGGTCCGATGCCGCAGACGAAAGAGCATGTGCTGCTGGCGCGCCAGGTTGGCGTTCCTTACATCGTGGTGTTTCTGAACAAGTGCGATGCGGTTGAGGACGAAGAGCTGATCGAGTTGGTGGAGATGGAGGTTCGCGAGCTGTTGTCGAAGTATGACTACCCTGGCGACGATACTCCGATCATCCGTGGCTCGGCACTGGGCGCGTTGAACGGCGAAGCGAAGTGGGAAGAGAAGATCGACGAGCTGATGGCGGCGGTGGACAAGTATGTTCCCCAGCCGGAGCGCGCGGTTGACCTTCCGTTCCTGATGCCGATTGAAGACATCTTTTCGATCTCGGGCCGTGGCACGGTAGTCACGGGCCGTATCGAGCGTGGCAAGATCAAGGTTGGCGAGGCTTGCTCGATCGTCGGCTTCCGCGACACGCAGCAGACGGTGTGCACGGGCGTGGAGATGTTCAAGAAGCAGCTGGACGAAGGTCTGGCGGGCGATAATGCCGGTCTTCTGCTGCGCGGTATCGCGAAGGAAGATGTGGAGCGTGGCATGGTGCTGGCGAAGCCGGGATCGATTACGCCGCACACCCAGTTCAAGGGCGAGATCTACGTGTTGAGCAAGGAAGAAGGCGGACGTCATACCCCGTTCTTCAACGGCTACCGTCCTCAGTTTTACTTCCGCACCACGGACGTGACCGGATCGGCGAAGCTGCCGGAGGGCACGGAGATGGTGATGCCGGGCGACAACATCCAGTTGGAGATTACGCTGCACACGCCGGTTGCCATGGAGAAGGGCCTGCGCTTCGCTATCCGCGAAGGCGGCCGCACCGTCGGAGCCGGTACCATCTCCGAGATCATCAAGTAG
- the rpmG gene encoding 50S ribosomal protein L33, with product MREIITLQCPECKNRNYSTTKNKKTTTGRLEFSKFCNTCRKHTDHKETK from the coding sequence ATGCGCGAAATTATTACATTGCAATGCCCCGAGTGCAAGAACAGGAATTACTCGACGACGAAGAACAAGAAGACGACCACGGGTCGGCTTGAGTTCTCGAAGTTCTGCAATACCTGCCGCAAGCACACGGACCACAAAGAGACGAAGTAA
- the secE gene encoding preprotein translocase subunit SecE, translating into MAKTIAVAEQTPNGMQSLKTMPERLSTFLKEVRSEMRKVWWPGWPEVQSTTVVVIITVFIFAGYFWLVDNIIGRAIEALLHALTAR; encoded by the coding sequence ATGGCCAAGACAATAGCAGTAGCGGAACAGACGCCGAACGGGATGCAGTCTCTGAAGACGATGCCGGAGCGCCTCAGCACGTTTCTGAAGGAAGTGCGCAGCGAGATGCGCAAGGTCTGGTGGCCGGGATGGCCCGAGGTTCAGTCGACGACGGTCGTCGTGATTATCACCGTCTTTATCTTCGCGGGCTACTTCTGGCTGGTGGACAACATTATTGGACGTGCGATTGAAGCACTGCTGCACGCGCTGACGGCAAGGTAA
- the nusG gene encoding transcription termination/antitermination protein NusG, protein MREEGTTMAAEEQNPEEQNLAAAKAAGEPSTETSGEQLAPPVNENFKWYIIHAYSGFERKVRESLESRISAFGLQNKIGRIMIPTEPVTELRNGKKYTIERVFLPGYVLVEMDLDNDLWHVIKNTPRVTGFLGTGDNPVALSEQEVSSIIFRSDVSKDHPSMKVKFDKGEQVRINEGPFANFTGAVDEVNEDKQTLKVMVSIFGRSTPVEIEFSKVDKITE, encoded by the coding sequence ATGCGCGAAGAAGGCACAACGATGGCGGCAGAAGAGCAGAATCCGGAAGAGCAGAACCTCGCAGCAGCCAAAGCGGCGGGCGAACCGTCCACTGAAACTTCGGGGGAACAGCTTGCTCCGCCGGTGAATGAGAATTTCAAGTGGTACATCATCCACGCCTACTCCGGGTTCGAGCGCAAGGTGCGCGAATCGCTGGAGAGCCGTATTTCGGCCTTCGGACTGCAGAACAAGATTGGTCGCATCATGATTCCGACCGAGCCGGTCACGGAGTTGCGCAACGGCAAGAAGTACACCATTGAGCGCGTCTTTCTTCCGGGCTATGTATTGGTCGAGATGGACCTCGATAATGATCTCTGGCACGTCATCAAGAACACGCCGCGGGTCACGGGCTTCCTCGGCACGGGCGACAATCCGGTGGCGCTCTCCGAACAGGAAGTCAGCTCGATCATCTTCCGCTCCGACGTTTCCAAGGACCACCCTTCGATGAAGGTCAAGTTCGACAAGGGCGAGCAGGTCCGCATCAACGAAGGACCCTTCGCCAACTTCACCGGAGCCGTCGACGAAGTGAACGAAGACAAGCAGACATTGAAGGTCATGGTCAGCATCTTTGGCCGCTCCACCCCCGTTGAGATCGAGTTCTCGAAGGTCGACAAGATCACGGAGTAA
- the rplK gene encoding 50S ribosomal protein L11, translating to MAPKKITGYVKLQIMAGKATPAPPVGPALGQAQVNIMEFCKQFNERTKAPDLAGLTIPVVISVYADRTFSFVTKTPPAPVLLLKAAGIAKGSGTPNKEKLGKVTEKQIREIATQKMPDMNASSVEAASKTIRGTARSMGIEVVA from the coding sequence ATGGCACCGAAGAAGATCACTGGATACGTCAAGCTTCAGATTATGGCCGGCAAGGCCACCCCTGCACCCCCGGTTGGCCCCGCGCTCGGTCAGGCACAGGTCAACATCATGGAGTTCTGCAAGCAGTTCAACGAGCGCACCAAGGCTCCCGATCTGGCTGGGCTCACCATTCCCGTGGTCATCAGCGTGTATGCTGACCGCACGTTCAGTTTCGTCACGAAGACGCCTCCGGCACCGGTGCTGCTGCTGAAGGCTGCCGGTATCGCCAAGGGCTCGGGCACTCCGAACAAGGAGAAACTGGGTAAGGTGACGGAGAAGCAGATCCGCGAGATCGCCACGCAGAAGATGCCGGACATGAATGCCTCTTCGGTTGAGGCAGCATCGAAGACCATCCGCGGCACTGCGCGCTCGATGGGCATCGAAGTCGTCGCCTAA
- a CDS encoding M28 family peptidase, with protein sequence MSLLVLLLTAASVRGQKAPARFNGQAAYNLTQQYLNAAPKRFVGSPGHARAEAFIKDQFKPEIAKGHFETDSFSASTPAGLMDMRNFIVRYPGKKDGIIVLASHYETNYPLRDINFVGANDGACTTAFLIEMGNYLRTHPPQGYSVWLVFDDGEEAIQSWSDSDSLYGTRHLAAKWSQDGTLKKIKAFLLADMIGDKDLNIDRDENSTPWLLDLLKQAAKNTGNSSYVFKNETAVQDDHLPFKQRGVPVLDIIDIDYGPHTFSLPDGYHHTAFDTIDKISAHSLQIAGDLFLEMIRLIDQRG encoded by the coding sequence TTGTCCCTGCTCGTCCTTCTACTCACCGCAGCAAGCGTTCGCGGCCAGAAAGCACCCGCGCGCTTCAACGGACAAGCTGCCTACAACCTCACCCAGCAATACCTCAACGCGGCCCCAAAACGCTTTGTCGGCTCACCCGGCCACGCCAGGGCCGAAGCCTTCATCAAAGACCAGTTCAAGCCCGAGATCGCCAAGGGCCACTTCGAAACCGACAGCTTTAGCGCCAGCACCCCCGCCGGCCTGATGGACATGCGCAACTTCATCGTCCGCTACCCCGGCAAAAAGGACGGCATTATCGTCCTGGCCAGCCACTACGAGACCAACTACCCCCTCCGCGATATAAACTTCGTCGGCGCCAACGACGGCGCCTGCACCACCGCGTTCCTCATCGAAATGGGTAACTACCTCCGCACCCATCCGCCGCAGGGCTACAGCGTCTGGCTGGTCTTCGACGACGGCGAGGAGGCCATCCAGTCCTGGTCCGACTCCGACTCCCTCTACGGCACCCGTCATCTCGCCGCTAAGTGGTCGCAGGATGGCACCCTCAAAAAAATCAAGGCCTTTCTACTGGCCGACATGATCGGGGACAAAGACCTCAACATCGACCGTGACGAGAACTCAACCCCCTGGCTCCTCGACCTGCTCAAACAGGCCGCGAAGAACACCGGCAACTCCAGCTACGTCTTCAAAAACGAGACCGCTGTGCAGGACGATCATCTTCCCTTCAAGCAGCGCGGCGTCCCCGTCCTCGACATCATCGACATCGACTACGGCCCTCACACCTTCTCACTGCCCGACGGCTATCACCACACCGCCTTCGACACCATCGACAAGATCAGCGCCCACTCCCTCCAAATCGCGGGCGATCTCTTCCTCGAAATGATCCGCCTGATCGACCAGCGGGGCTGA
- the tatC gene encoding twin-arginine translocase subunit TatC: MADFVDRARAAVADRAELPGMSLMEHLGELRTRLLHSAAYLLIGFVVAYVFHERLYGYVQQPLSNLHIALNFTHPTDGLNLYLKVAFLGGAILASPFILYQVWLFISPGMYANEKRYVVPFMGATIGLFFIGAWFGYRWVLPGALKVLILDFGKNFHPIITIEDYTGFFLAIILGLGITFELPILIFFLSLFGIVDAKFLLKHIRYAILIIFLVAAIICPMPDPYSMCLFAAPMLALYFVGVGVAFFVHPARRKARELKSS, encoded by the coding sequence ATGGCTGATTTCGTCGACCGCGCCCGCGCCGCCGTAGCTGATCGCGCAGAACTTCCCGGCATGAGCCTCATGGAGCATCTCGGCGAACTGCGCACGCGCCTCCTCCACTCCGCCGCCTATCTGCTCATCGGCTTCGTCGTCGCCTACGTCTTTCACGAGCGCCTCTATGGCTACGTGCAGCAGCCGCTCAGTAACCTGCATATCGCGCTCAACTTCACGCATCCCACCGACGGACTCAATCTCTATCTCAAGGTCGCATTTCTCGGCGGAGCCATCCTCGCCTCGCCCTTCATCCTCTATCAGGTATGGCTTTTCATCTCGCCCGGCATGTACGCCAACGAGAAGCGCTACGTCGTCCCCTTCATGGGCGCGACCATCGGCCTCTTCTTCATCGGAGCGTGGTTCGGGTACCGCTGGGTCCTTCCCGGCGCGCTCAAAGTCCTCATCCTCGACTTCGGGAAGAACTTCCATCCCATCATTACGATCGAGGACTACACCGGCTTTTTCCTCGCCATCATCCTGGGCCTGGGCATCACCTTCGAGCTGCCCATCCTCATCTTTTTCCTCTCGCTTTTCGGCATCGTCGACGCCAAATTCCTGCTCAAACACATTCGCTACGCCATCCTCATCATCTTCCTGGTCGCGGCCATCATCTGCCCCATGCCCGACCCCTACAGCATGTGCCTCTTCGCCGCCCCCATGCTCGCTCTTTACTTTGTGGGCGTCGGCGTAGCCTTCTTTGTCCACCCGGCCCGCCGTAAAGCCAGGGAACTCAAGTCCTCATGA
- a CDS encoding twin-arginine translocase TatA/TatE family subunit, whose protein sequence is MPSFQDSALIFVLALLLFGPKKLPELARQLGKLMGEFRRASNEFRMQMEDELRQAEQADQQKKIAAMEAAAPVTPVIPDDSENPIEEHPHMDPFKDDYSTESIATTVEPISEINAGESNAEPAPEPLPIATSGELNLMPPSTGLPVASSSISQAFNSIPRAPEPGITPEPAPDRRTTEASLHG, encoded by the coding sequence ATGCCTAGCTTTCAGGACAGCGCACTCATTTTCGTCCTCGCCCTGCTCCTCTTCGGCCCGAAGAAGCTGCCCGAACTCGCCCGCCAGTTGGGCAAGCTCATGGGCGAGTTTCGCCGAGCCTCCAACGAGTTCCGTATGCAGATGGAGGACGAACTGCGCCAGGCCGAACAGGCCGATCAGCAGAAGAAGATCGCGGCAATGGAAGCCGCCGCTCCCGTCACCCCTGTCATCCCCGACGACAGCGAAAACCCCATCGAAGAGCATCCCCACATGGATCCCTTCAAGGACGACTACTCGACCGAAAGCATCGCCACCACAGTCGAGCCCATCTCCGAGATTAATGCCGGCGAGTCTAACGCCGAACCGGCTCCCGAACCTCTTCCCATAGCAACCTCAGGCGAACTCAATCTCATGCCACCTTCTACCGGCCTTCCCGTAGCCAGCTCTTCCATCTCGCAGGCCTTCAACTCCATCCCCCGAGCTCCCGAGCCAGGTATTACTCCCGAGCCAGCACCCGATCGCAGGACGACCGAGGCCTCTCTCCATGGCTGA
- the nadA gene encoding quinolinate synthase NadA, producing MNGLMEEVAATAVADRVADTCSLDNYLSQPDHTMDARIATARAALGTDVVLLGHHYQRDEVIRFADYTGDSYKLSKAAAETNAKYMLFCGVHFMAETADILAQPWQQVILPDLNAGCSMADMAEIGQVEDCWDSLERAGLTDEASGGLIPLTYMNSAASIKAFCGERGGLVCTSSNARGAFEWAFARAGKILFLPDQHLGRNTAFAMGIPREQMVVWDPYQINGGVSPDRLKAAKVILWKGHCSVHQRFLPEHVDRVRREEPGMQVIVHPECRWEVCQKADAVGSTERIIKCIEDAPEGSSFAVGTEIHLVNRLAKRFAPLGKRVITLDDAGCLCTTMYRISPQHLAWALENLVEGRVVNRIKVEDDVKQWSRVALDRMLEIS from the coding sequence TTGAACGGACTCATGGAAGAGGTCGCGGCAACGGCCGTGGCAGATCGTGTTGCGGATACGTGTTCTCTCGACAATTACCTTTCGCAACCTGATCACACGATGGATGCGCGCATTGCAACTGCTCGCGCGGCGCTGGGCACCGATGTCGTTCTGCTGGGGCACCACTATCAGCGCGACGAGGTCATCCGGTTTGCGGACTACACCGGCGACAGCTATAAGCTGAGCAAGGCGGCGGCAGAGACCAACGCGAAGTACATGCTGTTCTGCGGCGTGCACTTTATGGCCGAGACAGCGGATATTCTCGCTCAGCCGTGGCAGCAGGTGATTCTGCCGGACCTGAACGCTGGCTGCTCGATGGCCGATATGGCCGAGATTGGGCAGGTAGAAGATTGTTGGGATTCGCTGGAGCGTGCCGGGCTGACCGATGAGGCTTCGGGTGGATTGATTCCACTGACTTATATGAACTCGGCTGCGTCGATCAAGGCTTTTTGCGGAGAGCGCGGAGGGTTGGTCTGTACTTCTTCGAATGCTCGCGGTGCCTTCGAGTGGGCGTTTGCGCGGGCTGGGAAGATTCTGTTTCTGCCAGACCAGCATCTGGGACGGAACACGGCGTTTGCGATGGGGATTCCGCGGGAGCAGATGGTGGTTTGGGATCCTTACCAGATCAATGGCGGGGTGAGTCCTGATCGGTTGAAAGCTGCCAAGGTGATCTTGTGGAAGGGGCACTGCTCGGTGCATCAGCGGTTTCTGCCGGAGCATGTGGATCGCGTACGCCGCGAGGAGCCCGGGATGCAGGTGATCGTGCATCCGGAGTGCCGCTGGGAAGTTTGCCAGAAGGCCGATGCGGTTGGCTCGACGGAGCGAATTATCAAGTGCATCGAGGACGCTCCCGAGGGTTCAAGCTTTGCCGTGGGCACGGAGATTCATCTGGTGAACCGGCTGGCGAAACGGTTTGCGCCGCTGGGCAAGCGTGTGATTACGCTCGACGATGCGGGATGCCTGTGTACGACGATGTATCGCATCTCGCCGCAGCACCTGGCATGGGCGCTGGAGAATCTTGTTGAGGGACGTGTAGTGAATCGCATCAAGGTGGAAGATGATGTGAAGCAGTGGTCTCGTGTCGCCTTGGACCGGATGTTGGAGATTTCGTGA
- a CDS encoding DUF2203 domain-containing protein, whose translation MSKTFTLGEAQTMLRVLEALLRKAQGAGLRAGELEMGMQQLSYRIHLSGGMNVNVTAAARRRAERDKAAQEAADTLGEIEAIGVQVQDLEEGLLDFPCVKDGKTVMLCWKLGEDSITHWHEPEDGFAGRKPLDAGFGKPEREQLN comes from the coding sequence GTGAGTAAGACGTTTACGTTAGGCGAGGCGCAGACAATGCTGCGGGTGTTGGAGGCGTTGCTGCGAAAGGCGCAGGGGGCAGGATTGCGTGCCGGTGAGTTGGAGATGGGGATGCAGCAGTTGAGCTACCGCATCCATCTTTCGGGCGGCATGAATGTGAATGTGACGGCTGCGGCGCGACGACGTGCGGAGCGCGACAAGGCTGCGCAGGAGGCTGCAGACACGCTGGGCGAGATTGAAGCGATTGGCGTGCAGGTGCAGGACCTGGAGGAAGGATTGCTCGATTTTCCGTGCGTGAAGGATGGGAAGACGGTGATGCTTTGCTGGAAGCTGGGCGAGGACTCGATTACGCACTGGCACGAGCCTGAAGATGGCTTTGCGGGACGGAAGCCGCTCGATGCCGGATTTGGCAAGCCGGAGCGGGAACAATTGAATTGA